One genomic window of Terriglobia bacterium includes the following:
- a CDS encoding 3-hydroxybutyryl-CoA dehydrogenase: MAIQKVGVLGCGLMGSGIAQVAAMGGYPTVVKEVADDFLKKGMAGIEKSLGRFVEKGTMTADQRSQTISRLKGTTKFEDLSDCDIVIEAITENLGVKRETYAVLDAVVKPGAIFASNTSSLVITEMMTATKRVDRFIGMHFFNPVPLMKLVEVVSTITTAPAVMDDAMRFAETIGKVPIRTSDRSGFIVNRLLVPYLLDAIRALEEGVGGVEDIDKGMKLGCGYPMGPFTLLDFVGLETTYYIANIMFEEFREKRFAPPPLLKRLVLAGHHGKKTGKGFYDYSDPAKPRALF; this comes from the coding sequence ATGGCGATTCAGAAAGTCGGCGTGTTGGGCTGCGGTTTGATGGGATCAGGGATTGCGCAGGTCGCGGCGATGGGAGGATATCCGACCGTCGTGAAGGAAGTGGCGGACGATTTTCTCAAGAAGGGAATGGCCGGGATCGAGAAGTCGCTGGGGCGGTTTGTCGAGAAGGGCACGATGACCGCAGACCAGCGGAGCCAGACGATATCGCGGCTGAAGGGCACGACAAAGTTCGAGGATCTGTCGGATTGCGATATCGTGATCGAGGCGATTACCGAGAACCTCGGCGTGAAGCGGGAGACTTACGCCGTCCTCGACGCGGTGGTCAAGCCGGGCGCAATCTTTGCGAGTAACACATCGTCGCTGGTGATCACGGAGATGATGACGGCGACCAAACGGGTGGACCGCTTCATCGGGATGCATTTCTTCAATCCGGTACCGTTGATGAAGCTGGTGGAGGTGGTCTCGACGATCACCACTGCGCCGGCGGTCATGGATGATGCGATGAGGTTTGCCGAGACGATTGGAAAGGTGCCCATCCGGACGTCGGACCGCTCGGGGTTTATCGTGAACCGTCTCTTGGTACCGTATCTCCTGGATGCGATCCGGGCGCTGGAAGAAGGCGTGGGAGGCGTCGAGGATATCGACAAAGGCATGAAGCTGGGATGCGGATATCCCATGGGGCCGTTCACGCTGCTGGATTTCGTGGGGCTCGAGACCACGTATTACATCGCCAATATCATGTTCGAGGAGTTCCGGGAGAAGCGGTTCGCGCCGCCGCCGCTGTTGAAGCGGCTGGTGCTGGCGGGGCATCACGGGAAGAAGACAGGGAAAGGGTTTTACGATTACAGCGATCCGGCGAAGCCGAGGGCGCTGTTTTAG